In Luteitalea sp. TBR-22, one genomic interval encodes:
- a CDS encoding PilZ domain-containing protein — translation MPDSWTPDRRRADRRPVTIACHAVVQGEDEPWRVHELSAGGMVVASTRPLAAGDSLRFTLGAGATTIGPLDGHVAHSRLILAVRYGEPPACLAGVAFQHVSPAHAAQLSALLQALDAPRVTLLQDHS, via the coding sequence ATGCCGGATTCGTGGACGCCCGACCGTCGCCGGGCCGATCGCCGGCCGGTCACCATCGCCTGCCACGCCGTCGTGCAGGGCGAGGACGAGCCGTGGCGGGTCCACGAGCTGAGTGCCGGTGGGATGGTCGTGGCATCGACGCGGCCGCTCGCGGCGGGCGATTCGCTGCGCTTCACCCTCGGTGCCGGTGCGACGACCATCGGGCCGCTCGACGGACACGTCGCCCACAGTCGCCTGATCCTCGCCGTGCGCTATGGCGAGCCGCCGGCGTGCCTGGCGGGAGTGGCGTTCCAGCACGTGTCGCCCGCGCACGCCGCACAGTTGTCGGCGCTGCTGCAGGCCCTCGACGCCCCCCGCGTCACCCTCTTGCAGGACCATTCATGA
- the ispG gene encoding flavodoxin-dependent (E)-4-hydroxy-3-methylbut-2-enyl-diphosphate synthase, protein MTIARLHRTIGVKVGHVQVGGGAPVVVQSMTNTDTADVAGTVSQVAALAAAGSEIVRVTVNVPEAAAAVPEIKRRLLDQGCTVPIVGDFHYNGHLLLTRYPECARALDKYRINPGNVGTGARRDEQFAMICAVAREHDKPVRIGVNGGSLNQELVMRRMQENTDGNLGKSSDEILNDCMVESAVTSTELALEAGLREDQIIISCKVSRPLHLIDVYRRLARATRQPLHLGLTEAGMGMKGLVWSSTAMGVLLHEGIGDTIRVSLTPRPDGDRCEEVYAACEILQALGLRAFSPSVTACPGCGRTTSTTFQELAERIQGYIRERMPTWKQEYEGVEEMTLAVMGCVVNGPGESKAANIGISLPGTGEAPNCPVFIDGRHAMTLRGTYEELSAQFQALVEDYVATRYRRLTLDV, encoded by the coding sequence ATGACCATCGCTCGTCTCCATCGCACCATCGGCGTCAAGGTCGGCCACGTCCAGGTCGGCGGGGGCGCCCCGGTCGTCGTCCAGTCGATGACCAACACCGACACCGCCGACGTCGCCGGGACGGTGTCCCAGGTCGCGGCGCTCGCGGCCGCCGGCTCGGAGATCGTCCGCGTCACCGTCAACGTGCCCGAAGCGGCCGCCGCGGTCCCCGAAATCAAGCGCCGGCTGCTCGACCAGGGCTGCACGGTCCCGATCGTCGGCGACTTCCACTACAACGGTCACCTGCTGCTGACGCGATATCCCGAGTGCGCCAGGGCGCTGGACAAGTACCGGATCAACCCGGGGAACGTCGGCACCGGCGCGCGGCGCGACGAGCAGTTCGCGATGATCTGTGCCGTGGCGCGCGAGCACGACAAGCCCGTGCGGATCGGCGTCAACGGTGGGTCGCTGAACCAGGAACTGGTGATGCGCCGCATGCAGGAGAACACCGACGGCAACCTCGGCAAGTCGTCGGACGAGATCCTGAACGACTGCATGGTGGAGTCGGCCGTCACCTCGACCGAGCTGGCGCTCGAGGCCGGGTTGCGCGAGGACCAGATCATCATCTCGTGCAAGGTGTCGCGGCCGCTCCATCTGATCGACGTCTACCGTCGGCTCGCCCGGGCGACGCGCCAGCCGCTCCACCTCGGGCTCACCGAGGCGGGCATGGGCATGAAGGGCCTGGTGTGGTCGTCGACCGCGATGGGCGTCCTGCTGCACGAGGGCATCGGCGACACGATCCGCGTGTCGTTGACGCCGCGGCCCGACGGCGATCGCTGCGAGGAGGTCTACGCGGCATGCGAGATCCTGCAGGCCCTCGGCCTGCGGGCCTTCAGTCCGAGCGTGACCGCCTGTCCCGGGTGCGGCCGCACCACCAGCACCACCTTCCAGGAACTGGCCGAGCGCATCCAGGGTTACATCCGCGAACGGATGCCGACCTGGAAGCAGGAGTACGAGGGCGTCGAGGAGATGACCCTCGCCGTGATGGGGTGCGTGGTGAACGGCCCGGGCGAGTCCAAGGCGGCCAACATCGGCATCTCGCTGCCCGGCACGGGCGAAGCGCCCAACTGCCCCGTCTTCATCGATGGCCGGCACGCGATGACGCTGCGCGGCACGTATGAGGAACTCTCGGCGCAGTTCCAGGCGCTGGTCGAGGACTACGTGGCGACGCGCTACCGCAGGTTGACGCTTGACGTCTAA
- a CDS encoding IPT/TIG domain-containing protein, translated as MDRRTCSPLLRALLVGFLLLWAQVGQAAAGNVRLYWDANTEADLAGYVLAYGRLPGTYTTSVTLAPSAVTHEFTNLSDGTYYFAIRAFNAANVYSGYSNEVRVVVGTGVAPTAPTVTSFGPAFGPVTGGTDVVITGTNFQNGVVVRFGNAAAVVSNVTTTRLVARTPAGAEGIVAISVVNPDGNGVQVPQAFTYRGAAPTVTTVTPARGPAAGGTEVTIDGTNFKPGLSVSINSLTAKVLSVTATRIVAQMPPHAEAVVGITVTNPDSQLAWKASAYTYVAGGPAITQVLPPSGPMAGGNTVTIVGSGFASSSVTIGGVAAAVVTRAADMITVRAPARPAGVASVLVRNGDGLSVTAVNAYTYVDPAATFTRYFAEGASGGFFQTRFALANPHDEAVPVTVTFTDTQGTATPMQVTLPARARLTIDENNRPALASEAFATLFEAPKVIGVERTMTWAAGGLAYGAHSEIGVEAPRTSWVLAEGATIAGFNTFYLLQNPTTTAAQVKVQYLLATGQRIEKIHPVAPLSRTNIWVNKDDPALAAAEMSASITSLNDVPVVVERSMYRNNGNELFSAGHNSAAVDAPALRWFLAEGATGGTFDEFVLIANPNTAAAQLRVSYLRAGKAPLVKTYTAAAQSRLTIWVDQEAPELANAEVSVVVECLTATPVVVERSMWWRATPDGEWVEAHNSRGTTTTAARWLVADGEAGGPGQASTYVLVANTGATAAGVKFTLLTEQGAGRTVQDTVTANGRYSLDVAATFPEVASGRFSVLVESVTGTAPLVVERASYSSTATTTWAAGTNAVAMPLP; from the coding sequence GTGGATCGTCGAACCTGCTCCCCGCTGCTGCGCGCCCTCCTGGTGGGATTCCTCCTCCTGTGGGCGCAGGTCGGGCAGGCGGCAGCCGGGAACGTGCGGCTCTACTGGGACGCCAACACCGAAGCCGACCTGGCCGGGTATGTCCTTGCGTACGGCCGGCTCCCCGGCACGTACACGACCTCGGTGACGCTGGCGCCGTCGGCCGTCACCCACGAGTTCACCAACCTGTCTGACGGCACGTACTACTTCGCGATCCGCGCGTTCAACGCGGCCAACGTGTACAGCGGGTACTCCAACGAGGTCCGCGTGGTCGTCGGGACCGGCGTGGCCCCCACTGCGCCGACCGTCACCAGCTTCGGGCCCGCCTTCGGGCCGGTGACCGGTGGCACCGATGTGGTCATCACGGGCACGAATTTCCAGAACGGCGTGGTCGTCAGGTTCGGCAATGCCGCCGCCGTGGTCTCCAACGTGACGACCACGCGCCTGGTCGCCCGCACCCCCGCCGGCGCCGAGGGCATTGTCGCGATCTCGGTCGTCAACCCCGATGGCAACGGCGTGCAGGTGCCGCAGGCGTTCACGTACCGGGGCGCCGCCCCGACCGTGACCACGGTGACGCCGGCGCGCGGGCCCGCAGCGGGCGGCACCGAAGTGACCATCGACGGAACCAACTTCAAGCCCGGCCTGAGCGTCTCCATCAATTCGCTCACCGCAAAGGTGCTCTCGGTGACCGCGACGCGCATCGTGGCGCAGATGCCTCCGCATGCCGAGGCGGTGGTCGGCATCACGGTGACCAATCCCGACTCGCAGCTGGCCTGGAAGGCGAGCGCCTACACCTACGTGGCCGGTGGCCCCGCCATCACGCAGGTGCTTCCTCCCTCCGGGCCCATGGCCGGTGGCAACACGGTGACCATCGTCGGCAGCGGCTTTGCCAGCAGCAGCGTCACCATCGGCGGCGTCGCCGCTGCCGTGGTCACCCGCGCAGCCGACATGATCACGGTTCGCGCACCGGCCCGTCCCGCCGGCGTCGCGAGCGTGCTCGTGCGCAACGGCGATGGCCTGTCGGTGACTGCGGTGAACGCCTACACATATGTCGACCCCGCGGCGACGTTCACGCGGTACTTTGCCGAAGGGGCGTCGGGCGGGTTCTTCCAGACGCGGTTTGCGCTGGCCAACCCGCACGACGAGGCGGTGCCGGTGACGGTGACCTTCACCGACACGCAGGGGACCGCGACGCCGATGCAGGTGACGCTGCCGGCGCGGGCCCGGCTGACCATCGACGAGAACAACCGGCCGGCGTTGGCTTCCGAGGCGTTCGCGACGCTGTTCGAGGCGCCGAAGGTGATCGGCGTGGAGCGGACGATGACGTGGGCGGCCGGCGGGCTGGCGTACGGCGCGCACAGCGAGATCGGCGTCGAGGCCCCGCGCACCTCGTGGGTGCTGGCCGAGGGCGCGACGATTGCCGGGTTCAACACGTTCTACCTGCTGCAGAACCCGACGACGACGGCGGCGCAGGTCAAGGTGCAGTACCTGCTGGCGACCGGGCAGCGGATCGAGAAGATCCACCCGGTGGCGCCCCTGTCGCGGACCAACATCTGGGTGAACAAGGACGATCCGGCACTGGCCGCGGCGGAGATGTCGGCCAGCATCACCTCGCTCAACGACGTGCCAGTAGTGGTGGAGCGGTCGATGTACCGCAACAACGGCAACGAGCTGTTCTCGGCCGGGCACAACAGCGCGGCGGTGGACGCGCCGGCGTTGCGGTGGTTCCTGGCCGAGGGCGCGACGGGCGGGACCTTCGACGAGTTCGTGCTGATTGCCAACCCGAACACGGCGGCCGCGCAGCTGCGGGTGAGCTACCTGCGGGCGGGCAAGGCGCCGCTGGTCAAGACCTACACGGCCGCGGCCCAGAGCCGGTTGACCATCTGGGTGGACCAGGAAGCGCCGGAACTGGCCAACGCGGAAGTGAGCGTGGTGGTGGAGTGCCTGACGGCGACGCCGGTGGTGGTGGAGCGCTCGATGTGGTGGCGGGCGACACCGGACGGCGAGTGGGTGGAAGCGCACAACAGCCGTGGCACGACGACGACGGCGGCGCGGTGGCTGGTAGCCGACGGCGAGGCCGGGGGCCCAGGGCAGGCGAGCACCTACGTGCTGGTGGCCAACACGGGCGCGACGGCGGCGGGCGTGAAGTTCACGCTGCTGACCGAGCAGGGCGCGGGGCGGACGGTGCAGGACACGGTGACGGCCAACGGGCGGTACTCGCTGGACGTGGCCGCGACCTTCCCGGAAGTGGCCAGCGGCCGGTTCAGCGTGCTGGTCGAGAGCGTGACGGGCACGGCGCCCCTGGTGGTGGAGCGGGCCTCGTACAGCAGCACGGCGACCACGACCTGGGCCGCCGGCACCAACGCCGTGGCCATGCCGCTGCCGTAG